The following coding sequences lie in one Xanthomonas hortorum pv. pelargonii genomic window:
- the purB gene encoding adenylosuccinate lyase produces MSDSALLALSPLDGRYASKVDALRPIFSEYGLIKARVKVEIEWLLALAAEPGIAELAPFSAAATQTLRRLADDFSVTHAARVKQIERTTNHDVKAVEYFIKEQLKDDAELGPALEFVHFACTSEDINNLSYGLMLDQARREVLLPTLDGITASLRTLAHAQAGQPMLSRTHGQTASPTTLGKEIANVVARLERQRKQIAAVELTGKINGAVGNYNAHLVSYPDLDWAAFAQRFVESLGLVFNPYTTQIEPHDNVAEIGDASRRVNTILIDLSRDIWGYISLGYFKQKLKEGEVGSSTMPHKVNPIDFENAEGNFGIANALFEHFSAKLPISRWQRDLTDSTVLRALGTAFGHTQVALDSLAKGLGKLTVNPERLNADLDAAWEVLAEAVQTVMRRHGLPNPYEQLKALTRGQGITAASMQAFVESLQLPEEDKQRLRALTPGAYTGLAEQLARAI; encoded by the coding sequence ATGTCGGATTCCGCCCTGCTCGCCCTGTCCCCGCTCGACGGCCGTTACGCCTCCAAGGTGGATGCGCTGCGCCCGATCTTTTCCGAATACGGCCTGATCAAGGCACGGGTCAAGGTCGAGATCGAATGGCTGCTGGCACTGGCCGCCGAGCCGGGCATTGCCGAGCTGGCGCCGTTCTCGGCGGCCGCCACGCAAACCCTGCGCCGCCTGGCCGACGACTTCAGCGTGACCCACGCCGCACGCGTCAAGCAGATCGAGCGCACCACCAACCATGACGTCAAGGCGGTGGAATACTTCATCAAGGAACAGCTCAAGGACGATGCCGAGCTGGGCCCGGCGCTGGAATTCGTGCATTTCGCCTGCACCAGCGAGGACATCAACAACCTCAGCTACGGCCTGATGCTGGACCAGGCACGCCGCGAGGTGCTGCTGCCGACGCTGGATGGCATCACTGCGTCGTTGCGCACGCTGGCCCATGCACAGGCCGGCCAGCCGATGCTGTCGCGCACGCATGGCCAGACCGCCTCGCCCACCACGCTGGGCAAGGAGATCGCCAACGTGGTCGCGCGCCTGGAGCGCCAGCGCAAGCAAATCGCCGCGGTCGAACTGACCGGCAAGATCAATGGCGCGGTCGGCAATTACAACGCGCACCTGGTGTCGTACCCGGACCTGGATTGGGCCGCATTCGCGCAGCGCTTCGTCGAAAGCCTGGGGCTGGTGTTCAACCCCTACACCACCCAGATCGAGCCGCACGACAACGTGGCCGAAATCGGCGACGCCAGCCGTCGCGTCAACACCATCCTGATCGATCTGTCGCGCGACATCTGGGGCTACATCTCGCTGGGCTACTTCAAGCAGAAGCTCAAAGAAGGCGAAGTCGGCTCCTCGACCATGCCGCACAAGGTCAACCCGATCGACTTCGAAAATGCCGAAGGCAATTTCGGCATTGCCAATGCATTGTTCGAGCATTTTTCCGCCAAGCTGCCGATCAGCCGCTGGCAGCGCGACCTCACCGACTCCACCGTGCTGCGCGCACTCGGCACCGCGTTCGGCCACACCCAGGTCGCGCTGGATTCGCTGGCCAAGGGCCTGGGCAAGCTGACCGTCAACCCGGAGCGTTTGAACGCCGATCTGGACGCCGCCTGGGAAGTGCTGGCCGAAGCCGTGCAGACGGTGATGCGCCGCCACGGCCTGCCCAATCCGTACGAACAATTGAAGGCCCTAACCCGCGGCCAGGGCATCACCGCCGCCTCGATGCAGGCGTTTGTGGAAAGCCTGCAGTTGCCCGAAGAAGACAAGCAGCGTCTGCGCGCGTTGACGCCCGGCGCCTATACCGGCCTGGCCGAACAGCTGGCGCGCGCCATCTGA
- a CDS encoding DUF3060 domain-containing protein: MALRSLLYVSLLALVACGKQAAPEPAAAAPQAPAPTSIAPVPSVPSVPSVPSMDGATQVASTGERPTLMVTSTSGTVSCDGHNVDLTGQNANLTFKGDCGTIAVLGEHAIVQIERAEAVRIVGEAAQVTLASDAKTVELFGRKSTLKAGRIDTLRVPGDDNQVQAQAIAAATLHGRGNRITQQSGTAVVNDYGSDNQLSTR; the protein is encoded by the coding sequence ATGGCATTGCGCTCGCTGCTGTATGTGTCCCTGCTCGCGTTGGTGGCCTGCGGAAAGCAGGCCGCTCCCGAGCCCGCCGCTGCCGCGCCGCAAGCGCCGGCCCCCACGTCGATCGCACCGGTGCCATCGGTGCCTTCCGTGCCATCGGTCCCGAGCATGGACGGCGCCACCCAGGTCGCCAGCACGGGCGAGCGGCCGACGCTGATGGTCACCTCGACCAGCGGCACGGTCAGCTGCGACGGGCATAACGTCGACCTGACCGGACAGAACGCCAATCTGACCTTCAAGGGCGATTGCGGCACGATCGCGGTGCTGGGTGAGCATGCGATCGTCCAGATCGAGCGCGCCGAAGCGGTGCGCATCGTTGGCGAGGCTGCCCAGGTCACCCTGGCCAGCGATGCCAAGACCGTCGAGCTATTCGGCCGCAAATCCACGCTCAAGGCCGGACGCATCGACACGCTGCGGGTGCCTGGCGACGACAATCAGGTGCAGGCGCAGGCGATCGCTGCAGCCACGTTGCACGGCCGTGGCAACCGCATCACCCAACAGTCCGGCACTGCGGTCGTCAACGATTACGGTAGCGATAACCAGCTCTCCACCCGCTAA
- a CDS encoding cupin domain-containing protein translates to MKKTAAKKTVARKGAPLPFEIHATRDQPLGMPVERFLRNYWHKHPLLIRNAFPDFQSPLQPEDLAGLACEDGVLARLISHDRATDDWNVRTGPFQETDFPGLPDHDWTLLVQDVDKWDTDVRALLEQFRFLPRWRIDDIMISFAATGGSVGAHVDHYDVFLLQGQGHRRWQIDARAQQGRKAAPLAFRDDVELKLLSTFKPTHDWVLGPGDMLYLPPLVPHHGVAEDACLTFSIGTRAPSSAELIGDYLDTLIADADEAVRYQDADLKVPTDPYEIDVTAMNRVVAALNALRMNDPDRLGDWFGRFMTTYRASGDVVPAPEPIPREAVEQALEEGVLLHRHPWSRPAWRRAKRGATLFCSGLEFALSAKDAARLAAAEEIDGALYAQLSVRGREVVLELLAQGHYQRAHEENDDDFEDIDDDQAHVLSLSADHDDAETDTQDADEEIDAEADVEQVADAADGPDEAGDAGQGEDAAQNDDSDDDEASDAGDTDASPKRA, encoded by the coding sequence ATGAAAAAGACCGCCGCAAAAAAGACCGTCGCCAGAAAGGGCGCGCCGCTGCCTTTCGAGATCCATGCCACCCGCGACCAGCCGCTGGGCATGCCGGTCGAGCGCTTCCTGCGCAACTACTGGCACAAGCACCCGCTGTTGATCCGTAACGCGTTCCCGGACTTCCAGTCGCCGCTGCAGCCCGAAGATCTGGCCGGCCTGGCCTGCGAAGACGGCGTGCTGGCGCGACTGATCAGCCACGACCGCGCCACCGACGACTGGAATGTGCGCACCGGCCCGTTCCAGGAAACCGACTTCCCCGGCCTGCCCGACCACGACTGGACCTTGCTGGTGCAGGACGTGGACAAGTGGGACACCGACGTACGCGCCTTGCTGGAGCAGTTCCGCTTCCTGCCGCGCTGGCGTATCGACGACATCATGATCAGCTTCGCTGCCACCGGTGGCTCGGTCGGCGCGCATGTCGACCATTACGACGTGTTCCTGCTGCAGGGCCAGGGCCACCGCCGCTGGCAGATCGACGCGCGTGCGCAACAGGGGCGCAAGGCCGCGCCGCTGGCATTCCGCGACGATGTCGAGCTCAAGCTGCTCAGCACCTTCAAGCCCACCCACGATTGGGTGCTGGGGCCGGGCGACATGCTGTATCTGCCGCCGCTGGTGCCGCACCACGGCGTGGCCGAAGACGCCTGCCTGACCTTCTCCATCGGCACCCGCGCGCCGTCCTCGGCCGAGCTGATCGGCGACTATCTGGACACCTTGATCGCCGACGCCGACGAGGCCGTGCGCTATCAGGACGCAGACCTCAAGGTGCCCACCGATCCGTACGAGATCGACGTCACCGCGATGAACCGCGTGGTCGCAGCGCTCAACGCGCTGCGCATGAACGACCCGGATCGCCTGGGCGACTGGTTCGGCCGCTTCATGACCACTTACCGCGCCTCCGGCGACGTGGTACCGGCGCCAGAACCCATCCCGCGCGAGGCGGTCGAGCAGGCCCTGGAAGAAGGCGTGTTGCTGCATCGCCATCCATGGTCGCGACCGGCCTGGCGGCGTGCCAAGCGTGGCGCCACGCTGTTCTGCAGCGGGCTGGAATTTGCGTTGTCGGCCAAGGACGCCGCGCGCCTGGCCGCCGCCGAAGAAATCGACGGCGCGCTGTATGCGCAGTTGTCGGTGCGCGGCCGCGAGGTGGTGCTGGAACTGCTGGCGCAGGGCCATTATCAGCGCGCCCACGAAGAGAACGACGACGATTTCGAGGACATCGACGACGACCAGGCACACGTGCTGAGCCTGTCGGCCGACCACGACGATGCCGAGACCGATACGCAGGATGCAGACGAGGAGATCGACGCCGAGGCCGACGTCGAGCAGGTCGCAGACGCCGCAGACGGCCCGGACGAAGCCGGTGACGCCGGGCAAGGCGAAGACGCCGCTCAGAACGACGACAGCGACGACGACGAGGCATCGGACGCTGGCGACACCGACGCGTCGCCCAAGCGCGCATGA